A region of Micromonospora sp. WMMD882 DNA encodes the following proteins:
- the pgm gene encoding phosphoglucomutase (alpha-D-glucose-1,6-bisphosphate-dependent) produces MVHARAGQPAEPADLVDVPRLVTAYYTEHPDPADPAQQVSFGTSGHRGSSLRNAFNEDHILAVTQALCDYRRANGVDGPLFLARDTHALSAPATVSALEVLAANDVTALVDSRDGYTPTPALSHAVLTHNRGRTSGLADGIVITPSHNPPDDGGFKYNPTNGGPADTDATRWIQDRANAILAAGLGEVKRVPYARARAADTTGSYDFLAGYVDDLPAAIDVAAIRDAGVRIGADPLGGASVAYWGEIAERHKLDLTVVNPTVDPTWRFMTLDTDGKIRMDCSSPNAMASLIAARADFQVSTGNDADADRHGIVTPDGGLMNPNHFLAVAIAHLFRTRTGWGPDAAVGKTLVSSSMIDRVAADLGRTLLEVPVGFKWFVPGLLDGTVGFGGEESAGASFLRRDGGTWTTDKDGILLCLLAAEIIASTGRTPSQHYADLTERFGAPAYARIDAPASREEKAVLGKLSPEQVTATELAGEPITATLTSAPGNGAALGGLKVTTASGWFAARPSGTEDVYKIYAESFQGPEHLTRIQQEAKELVSAVLAQA; encoded by the coding sequence GTGGTCCACGCCCGCGCCGGCCAGCCCGCCGAGCCCGCCGACCTGGTCGACGTGCCCCGGCTGGTCACCGCCTACTACACCGAGCACCCGGATCCGGCCGACCCGGCGCAGCAGGTGTCGTTCGGCACGTCCGGGCACCGGGGGTCGAGCCTGCGTAACGCCTTCAACGAGGACCACATTCTCGCCGTCACCCAGGCGCTCTGCGACTACCGACGGGCCAACGGCGTGGACGGGCCGCTGTTCCTGGCCCGGGACACCCACGCGCTGTCCGCGCCGGCCACGGTGAGCGCCCTGGAGGTGCTGGCCGCCAACGACGTGACGGCGCTGGTGGACAGCCGGGACGGCTACACCCCGACGCCGGCGTTGTCGCACGCGGTGCTCACCCACAACCGGGGACGCACGAGCGGGCTCGCCGACGGCATCGTGATCACGCCGTCGCACAATCCGCCCGACGACGGCGGGTTCAAGTACAACCCGACCAACGGCGGCCCGGCCGACACCGACGCGACCCGGTGGATCCAGGACCGGGCGAACGCGATCCTGGCCGCCGGGCTCGGCGAGGTGAAGCGGGTGCCGTACGCGCGGGCCCGCGCCGCCGACACCACCGGTTCGTACGACTTCCTCGCCGGCTACGTGGACGACCTGCCGGCGGCGATCGACGTGGCGGCGATCCGGGACGCCGGGGTGCGCATCGGCGCGGACCCGCTGGGCGGGGCGAGCGTGGCGTACTGGGGGGAGATCGCCGAGCGGCACAAGCTCGACCTGACCGTGGTGAACCCGACGGTCGACCCGACCTGGCGGTTCATGACGCTGGACACCGACGGCAAGATCCGGATGGACTGCTCGTCGCCGAACGCGATGGCCTCGCTGATCGCCGCCCGCGCCGACTTCCAGGTTTCCACGGGCAACGACGCGGACGCCGACCGGCACGGCATCGTCACCCCCGACGGCGGGCTGATGAACCCGAACCACTTCCTCGCGGTGGCCATCGCCCACCTGTTCCGGACCCGGACGGGCTGGGGGCCGGACGCGGCGGTCGGCAAGACGCTGGTCTCCTCGTCGATGATCGACCGGGTGGCGGCGGACCTGGGTCGGACGTTGCTGGAGGTGCCGGTCGGGTTCAAGTGGTTCGTGCCCGGCCTGCTCGACGGCACTGTCGGTTTCGGCGGTGAGGAGAGCGCCGGGGCGTCGTTCCTGCGCCGTGACGGCGGCACCTGGACCACCGACAAGGACGGCATCCTGCTCTGCCTGCTGGCCGCCGAGATCATCGCCAGCACCGGCCGGACGCCGAGCCAGCACTACGCGGATCTGACCGAGCGGTTCGGCGCGCCCGCGTACGCCCGGATCGACGCCCCGGCCAGCCGGGAGGAGAAGGCGGTGCTGGGCAAGCTGTCGCCGGAGCAGGTCACCGCGACGGAGTTGGCGGGTGAGCCGATCACCGCGACGTTGACCTCCGCGCCCGGCAACGGCGCGGCGCTGGGCGGGTTGAAGGTGACCACCGCGTCGGGTTGGTTCGCCGCCCGCCCGTCCGGCACCGAGGACGTCTACAAGATCTACGCCGAGTCGTTCCAGGGTCCGGAGCACCTGACCCGGATCCAGCAGGAGGCGAAGGAGCTGGTCTCGGCGGTCCTCGCGCAGGCCTGA
- the glgC gene encoding glucose-1-phosphate adenylyltransferase, with amino-acid sequence MADKVLAIVLAGGEGKRLMPLTTDRAKPAVPFGGMYRMVDFVLSNLANAGYLKIVVLTQYKSHSLDRHITKTWRMSTLLGNYVTPVPAQQRRGPWWFAGSADAIYQSFNLIDDEQPDYVIVFGADHIYRMDPRQMVEEHRASGAAVTVAGIRQPLSTADQFGVIEVGEDGRRIRAFREKPTDAVGLPDAPDEIYASMGNYVFTTKALIDALEADAEDKTSKHDMGGSIIPMLVERGEANVYDFRDNEVPGSTDRDRGYWRDVGTLDSFFDAHMDLINVHPVFNLYNFEWPIYTGQLTYPPAKFVHQWGERVGRAHASMVSPGAVISGSLVENSVVSPKVKVHSWAHVDGAVLMEGVEIGRHAVVRRAILDKNVYVPEGAEIGVDLERDRQRYTVSDNGIVVIGKGQRVEP; translated from the coding sequence ATGGCTGACAAGGTGCTCGCGATCGTCCTGGCCGGCGGGGAGGGCAAGCGCCTGATGCCGCTCACCACCGACCGGGCGAAGCCCGCCGTGCCGTTCGGCGGGATGTACCGGATGGTGGACTTCGTCCTCTCGAACCTGGCGAACGCCGGTTACCTGAAGATCGTGGTGTTGACCCAGTACAAGTCGCACTCGCTGGACCGGCACATCACCAAGACGTGGCGGATGTCGACGCTGCTCGGCAACTACGTCACGCCGGTGCCGGCGCAGCAGCGGCGCGGCCCGTGGTGGTTCGCCGGCTCGGCCGACGCGATCTACCAGAGCTTCAACCTGATCGACGACGAGCAGCCGGACTACGTGATCGTCTTCGGCGCGGACCACATCTACCGGATGGACCCCCGGCAGATGGTGGAGGAGCACCGGGCGTCCGGGGCGGCGGTGACGGTCGCCGGGATCCGGCAGCCGCTGTCGACGGCCGACCAGTTCGGCGTGATCGAGGTCGGCGAGGACGGCCGGCGGATCCGCGCGTTCCGGGAGAAACCCACCGACGCGGTGGGGCTGCCCGACGCCCCGGACGAGATCTACGCCTCGATGGGCAACTACGTGTTCACCACCAAGGCGCTGATCGACGCGCTGGAGGCCGACGCGGAGGACAAGACCAGCAAGCACGACATGGGCGGCAGCATCATCCCGATGCTCGTCGAGCGGGGCGAGGCGAACGTCTACGACTTCCGCGACAACGAGGTGCCGGGCAGCACCGACCGGGACCGCGGCTACTGGCGGGACGTGGGGACGCTCGACTCGTTCTTCGACGCGCACATGGACCTGATAAACGTGCACCCGGTGTTCAACCTCTACAACTTCGAGTGGCCCATCTACACCGGCCAGTTGACCTACCCGCCGGCGAAGTTCGTGCACCAGTGGGGCGAGCGGGTCGGGCGGGCGCACGCCTCGATGGTCTCGCCCGGCGCGGTGATCTCCGGCTCGCTGGTGGAGAACTCGGTGGTCTCGCCGAAGGTCAAGGTGCACTCCTGGGCGCACGTGGACGGCGCGGTGCTGATGGAGGGCGTCGAGATCGGCCGCCACGCGGTGGTCCGGCGGGCCATCCTGGACAAGAACGTGTACGTCCCGGAGGGCGCCGAGATCGGCGTCGACCTGGAACGGGACCGGCAGCGCTACACCGTGTCCGACAACGGCATCGTGGTGATCGGCAAGGGTCAGCGCGTCGAGCCCTGA
- the glgA gene encoding glycogen synthase translates to MTHSAPPSADSPVPLRVDLLTREYPPEVYGGAGVHVEYLARELRRLADVRVHCFGAPRAEEGVTAYPEPAELAGANAALRTMGVDLAMAAGCAGADVAHSHTWYANLAGHTAKLLHGAPHVVTVHSLEPLRPWKAEQLGGGYALSSWCERTAIEAADAIIAVSAGMMRDVLTAYPAVDPAKVRVVHNGIDTEQYAPDHGTDVLTRLGIDPARPSVVYVGRITRQKGLPYLLRAARDLPPETQLVLLAGAPDTPEIAAEVEGLVDELRATRTGVVWVAEMLPKPEVIQVLTHATVFVCPSVYEPMGIVNLEAMACETAVVATATGGIPEVVADGETGLLVPIEQATDGSGTPLDPDRFVADLAAAVNALLADPARVEKFGRAGRRRAIDHFSWAAIADQTVEVYRSLLA, encoded by the coding sequence ATGACCCACTCCGCCCCGCCGAGCGCGGACAGCCCCGTCCCGCTGCGTGTCGACCTGCTCACCCGGGAGTACCCGCCGGAGGTGTACGGCGGCGCCGGGGTGCACGTCGAGTACCTGGCCCGCGAGCTGCGCCGGCTGGCGGACGTGCGGGTCCACTGCTTCGGCGCGCCCCGCGCCGAGGAGGGCGTCACCGCGTACCCGGAGCCGGCCGAACTGGCCGGCGCGAACGCGGCGCTGCGGACCATGGGCGTCGACCTGGCGATGGCCGCCGGCTGCGCCGGCGCCGACGTGGCGCACAGCCACACCTGGTACGCGAACCTGGCCGGGCACACCGCGAAGCTGCTGCACGGGGCGCCGCACGTGGTCACCGTGCACAGCCTGGAGCCGCTGCGCCCGTGGAAGGCCGAGCAGCTCGGCGGCGGGTACGCGCTCTCCTCCTGGTGCGAGCGCACCGCCATCGAGGCCGCCGACGCGATCATCGCGGTCAGCGCCGGCATGATGCGTGACGTGCTGACCGCGTACCCGGCGGTGGACCCCGCCAAGGTACGGGTGGTGCACAACGGCATCGACACCGAGCAGTACGCCCCGGACCACGGCACCGACGTGCTCACCCGGCTCGGCATCGACCCGGCCCGCCCCAGCGTCGTCTACGTCGGGCGGATCACCCGGCAGAAGGGCCTGCCGTACCTGCTGCGGGCCGCCCGCGACCTGCCGCCGGAGACGCAGCTCGTGCTGCTGGCCGGCGCCCCGGACACCCCCGAGATCGCCGCCGAGGTGGAAGGGCTGGTCGACGAGCTGCGGGCCACCCGTACCGGCGTGGTCTGGGTCGCCGAGATGCTGCCCAAGCCCGAGGTGATCCAGGTGCTCACCCACGCCACGGTCTTCGTCTGCCCGTCCGTCTACGAGCCGATGGGCATCGTCAACCTGGAGGCGATGGCCTGCGAGACGGCGGTGGTGGCCACCGCCACCGGCGGCATCCCCGAGGTCGTCGCCGACGGCGAGACCGGGCTGCTCGTCCCGATCGAGCAGGCGACCGACGGCAGCGGCACCCCGCTGGACCCGGACCGCTTCGTGGCCGACCTGGCGGCGGCGGTCAACGCCCTGCTCGCCGACCCGGCCCGGGTGGAGAAGTTCGGCCGCGCCGGCCGCCGCCGCGCCATCGACCACTTCTCCTGGGCCGCCATCGCCGACCAGACCGTCGAGGTGTACCGCTCACTGCTGGCCTGA
- a CDS encoding helix-turn-helix domain-containing protein, which translates to MNELPVGRRVAQWRVRRNMTQQQFADRLGKSKSWVDKVERGARRLERVSSLRAVADALRIDVEVLLADRSGGRSDPAVDAVEGVRGALSRYHVSGSARPPDPAELWARLGHAEQSYRHARYPDLLVLLPGLLDAARAARATRPGRDTDALLVAAYGLTALALVKVGQGAPAWLAADRGMTAALATDDARLAATAAVPLAQALRHGDRPRFALEVALVAAHRLTPAGDTGPATPPQRHRGPDQADESLFGTLLVQAALAAAGREDADGATMLLDQAAELAGAAQDRAAVEAARVVAAAILGDVGAATVRHERLVTGDGWRWLPPEHQAAYLLDVAGAYVLVGDGRRAGRAVLDAERTARGEVHDRPAARDLVAVVARSADAPPDLIRLATTLRVT; encoded by the coding sequence GTGAACGAGCTGCCGGTGGGTCGTCGGGTCGCGCAGTGGCGGGTCCGGCGGAACATGACGCAGCAGCAGTTCGCCGACCGGCTCGGCAAGTCGAAGAGCTGGGTGGACAAGGTCGAGCGCGGCGCGCGTCGGCTGGAACGGGTGTCGAGCCTGCGGGCGGTCGCCGACGCGCTCCGGATCGACGTCGAGGTGCTGTTGGCGGACCGGTCGGGTGGACGGTCCGACCCGGCCGTCGACGCCGTGGAGGGGGTGCGGGGCGCGCTGTCGCGGTACCACGTTTCGGGGTCGGCCCGGCCGCCCGACCCGGCGGAGCTGTGGGCGCGGCTGGGGCACGCCGAGCAGAGCTACCGGCACGCCCGCTACCCGGATCTGCTCGTCCTGCTGCCCGGCCTGCTCGATGCCGCCCGTGCGGCGCGGGCCACCCGACCGGGGCGGGACACGGACGCGCTGCTGGTCGCCGCGTACGGGCTCACCGCTCTGGCGTTGGTGAAGGTGGGGCAGGGGGCGCCGGCCTGGCTGGCCGCCGACCGGGGCATGACCGCCGCCCTGGCGACGGACGACGCGCGGCTGGCCGCCACCGCGGCCGTACCCCTGGCGCAGGCGCTGCGGCACGGCGACCGGCCCCGGTTCGCGCTGGAGGTCGCGCTTGTCGCCGCCCACCGGCTGACGCCCGCCGGGGACACCGGCCCGGCCACCCCACCGCAGCGGCACCGCGGCCCCGACCAGGCTGACGAGTCGCTGTTCGGGACGCTGCTGGTCCAGGCCGCCCTCGCCGCCGCCGGCCGGGAGGACGCCGACGGCGCGACCATGCTGCTGGACCAGGCGGCCGAGCTGGCCGGGGCGGCCCAGGACCGGGCGGCGGTCGAGGCGGCGCGGGTGGTGGCGGCGGCGATCCTGGGCGACGTGGGTGCGGCGACGGTACGGCACGAGCGGCTGGTCACCGGCGACGGCTGGCGGTGGCTGCCGCCCGAGCACCAGGCCGCGTACCTGCTCGACGTGGCCGGGGCGTACGTGCTGGTCGGTGACGGTCGGCGGGCCGGGCGGGCGGTGCTGGACGCGGAGCGTACCGCCCGGGGTGAGGTGCACGACCGGCCGGCGGCGCGGGACCTGGTCGCCGTCGTGGCGCGGTCCGCCGACGCCCCGCCCGACCTGATCCGCCTCGCCACCACCCTCCGCGTCACCTGA